taaaatactaatAATCAAAATTAGCAATAAAATGGGGATTTCACTACACTATTAGTGCCAAAAATACATACTGTGAATGTAATCATGCAGAAACTACCAGACTCATCTAGACTGAGGGACAGTGCACAAAATAACCAGCCTGGACACTTAAAAAATGCCAGTCATGAAAAACACATTCAGGCTGAGAAACTGTCCTAGAGTGAAGGGGACAGGAGATCTCTCAACTAAATGCAATGCGTGGTCCTGGACCTTGAAAAAAACCGCTATGAAAGCTGTTGAGACAGCCGGCAAATTGTGAATGAGGCAGACCCCAGCTCCCCACCATGAGGCTTCCCAACTCCCGGGATTGTCCCCTTGCGTGTAAGTGAATGTCCTcgttcttaggaaatacacaccaAGGGACATGATGTTGCAACCTACTCTCCTGCAGTTCAGGTTCAAAAGGACCCAGGCGTAGGCTTCAGCCTTTAGTTCCAAGCTGGGAGGAGCTTCAACTAACAGGCCTGCGCCCTGTCAAAGCCAGGGGTCTGTGAGTTGACTCTGCCCCAGGGAAGCCAGGCAGACCTCCGACCCCGAGAGCTCCTGAAGCATTAGGGAGCACAGAGGGGACCTTGGCTCAGAGCCTGTGGCCCTTCATCTATGAAACGGAGGGCAATCTGGCTCTGTGGCTGTGAGGTTCTTCCCGGCCAGCTGTCTGAGAGGCCCAGACGGATCCGAGGAGCAGAAACCCAGTGGGACTGCCACTGGAAAACAGGCCTGTTTTCAGCCTGACTGCCTCTGCTGGCCCAGCTCGTTGCCCGAGGAGGAGAAGTGTGGCTCTAGCCGGCTGCCCATAAGCCCTTCAAGGCCCACATGCTTTTCAGCAGGTAAGGAAGGCGGGCCTGAACACCAAGCCAggaggggccaggccctgggcgaGGAGAGCTGGGTCCCCACCTAGGACTAAGTAAGGCTCAGTCTGGGCTCCCTCTGTTCCCCGCTGAGCCTCAAAGCGCCCTCCCCCTCCACACTACTTACAGGAAAGGCCCAAAGACAACTTCTACCACATGCCTGTTCCCTCACCCCGCTATCTGGGCCAGGAGCCAGTGCTACCTCTCTGAAGGGGTCACGGAGCCATCAGAACGCCCCCGGCTGCTGTTCGTGGGGTCAGTGACTCAGGGAGTGACAGACCTTCATGTGTCTCCCAGGTGGGGTGGGTCAAACCTGGCTGCTCCTGAGGAGAAGCCCTGAATCCCGCCCTGCTCCCCACACCCTCCGCTTGCCCGGGCCCACGGTGGGGACAGAGGCAGACCCAGGAGCCCCACAGAAAGTGTGAGCTGGGAGCAAGGCCCTCCAGGTGCTTacctggagcaggaggaggcaCAGATCAGCCAGACTTCAGCCTGCTGCCCTGGCCACTGCCTGACCTCAAGTGCAAGGAAGGAAGCCGTTTCTGGCTGCTGGTGTGTCTTGGTAGCAGGAAGACCTCACCTGTTTGCCCTGCCCTGTCCGTGGACGCCCACTCCTCCTAAGGCCCTGGATCCTCCATGTCCACTCCCCCACCAAGCCCAGGTGCCCCTCCTTGAGCCCCGCCCCAATAGCAGCCCTCAGTGGGTGGTGTCCCGTATGGGAGCCTTTTTAGTGGGCACCCCAGTGAGAATAGTCTACGGCTCAAGGCTGCTTCCTTCGGGGGTGCAGCACGGTGGAACACAAAACTCCACACAGCCGGTGTTGTTTGGAGGCCTAGTGGTGGCTCCAGGGTCATTGCTccatgccccctcccctccagagaCCTCACAGCAATGACAGGTCAGCTTCCCTGCCCTTGTGGCTCTGCAGAGAGctgtccccaccccctctcctctcctgaaatctgcctttgctctttttttccaccctcttttttgttttcttttccagctgCTTCCCTCACTACACTAGGCCCCAGTGGCACTGGGAACCTCTCACTAGCAGGCTCAGTGCTGGCCCACTGTGAGCATccaaataataagcaaaaaaggATGCTTTTAcagtctccatttcctccccaGGCCTTCCACAGCtctccccccctccccagcccatcTGACATCCTCCTTGCTCCTGCTTAGGGGCTGGGCCCACCAAGCACACACCTGCTGTGACCATGCCCCCTGGCCCAGCGGCCCTGATGGCCTGCCCTCCTGCTCAGCGGTCACTCACCTGGACACTCGCCCAGGCCCACTGGACCCAGCTCCTTATTTTCCTGAACTGTGGTATTGGCCAACTCTGCCTCCTGCTGGAGCTCCCCCAGGACAGAGACGGACCCTCCCACCGCAGTCGgcctctcacacactcacacgtgcgcgcgcgcgcacacacacactcacactcacacaagGCGGGGATGTCAGGGAGCAGACTAAAGGACCATCTTCCCTCCCAGGAGTACCCAGGCGAGGACACGACCGTCTGGGGACAGGTATGCTTTATTACTTACAGCCAATTCCCAGATCTGATTATCCCAAAGCACGAATCAGATCACCACCCCCCACTCACTTACACTTTAAGAGAAGAATGGGTTATGGGGCTCTGGGCGGCTTCCATCATCACCCCGGCCCACAGCCTTCCCGAGACCACCCTGGGGCCTGAGAACGCAACTCTGCTACTTAGAGGCCTGGTCATTCTGGCCCCCACCCAACTCCACTCCTGACCCCAGGCCTCAGGGAGAGAGCAGACACTGCCAAGAGCCTGTTCCACCTGGGTCTCCTGCTGAGCACCAGGGCCCATGGGAACAGAGCTGATGGGTCCCAGGTCCactgagatgaagaaaataaggcacGTGAAGGGGGAGCAAAGCCGAGAAACTGAGCAGAAGGCAGGTGTCTTCAGAAGTGGGTCACAGCCTCCTcgcctttcctttctccctgagACTTTCCCCCAGGCAGTTTGGTCTGGGGTGGGTAGAGGTGACAGCAGCAAGACAGGCCACACCCGAAGGGCTGGCGCGGGGTGGTTCTGGCAAGAGGAGGCAgggcccccgcccgcccgccccaaACTCTCTAACTGGGAGTTGAGGTTAAAGCCACGTGGCTCCCGCCCCCTTTCCCTCGGTCCTCAGGCCAGCCCGGCTCCCGGGGGTGTGTGGGGGGCCACTGGTCACCCCTATGGAGGGGCTCAGCTCCGGTAGCTCTTGAGCAGCTGCCCAGCGATCACCAGCCTCTGGATCTCACTGGTGCCTTCGTAAATCTCGGTGATGCGGGCATCACGGTAGTGCCGCTCGGCCGGCATCTCTGTCACGTAGCCCATGCCACCTAGGATCTGGATGGCCTACAGTGGGAAGGAGGGGCTCAGAAGGGAGAAGACTCCCACTTCTGGGGACAGACAGGGGCAGGACCAGCCACACAAAAGgactggtggggggaggggcagctggcACTCAACCCttggggcctggcccaggcacCACGGACACTCACCTGGTGGCTGATGGCAGTTGCAGCTTCTGATGCAGCCAGCTTGGCCATTGCTGCCTCCTAACCACAGGGGATAAAGAGGTCAGAAACTGTACTTTGGGGGGAGCCTCCTCTCAGAGCAATAAACCCACAGGCCCAAggaaccccccaccccccgacttCTCCCTCAGTCCCTTGGTCCATCAGAGCTCTGGGCCTGAGGAGACCCCTTCCCCAAAGGCACCTTGGTGAAAGGCTTCTTATTATCCTTCAACATGGCAGCACGCCACGTCAGCAGCCGGGCACTCTCCAGGGCCAGGGCCATGTCCGCCAGCTTGAACTGCAACAAACAGCCCCACCCCGCCGCCTCCAGGTCAGtcagctgcccctccctccctccaaggaCAGGAGGGAAGCGGGAGGAGGATACAGGAAGAGGTGAAAGGGTCCCACCCTCCAGTGTCGAGGCGCGGCTCCTGAAGTCTCCACCTCCTCACCTGGATGCCCTGAAGCTTGGTGAGGGGCGCCCCAAACGCCCTGCGGTTCTCAGCGTAGTTCACAGCACAATCGAGGGCAGCCTGTGCAATGCCCAGAGCCTGGGCGGCGATGCCGATGCGGCCCATGTCCAGAGTTTGCTGTGGGGACCACCTGGTTAGTGGCTGGCCAGGGCCTCATCCtggggccccacccccactgccagcTCACCATGGCTATCTTGAAGCCCATCCCTGGCTCCCCCAGCAGGTTGTCCTTGGGGATGCGACAGTCCTCAAAGATGAGGTTGGCCGTGGATGAGGCCCGGATGCCCAGcttgtcttccttcttccccaacGTGAGCCCAGGTGTTGGCATGGGAACCAGGAAGGCACTGATGCCCTGACAGGGCAGACAAACCCTGTCACCTTCTGAGGCTACCCTAGGCCACCGCCCTTAGGCAAACCACACCAAACTCCGGTCCCTTCCACCTCCCCAGAACTTCGGGCTGTGACGCTGTCTGCTGGCACCTCTGCGGAAGGTGCAGGCTCCAGCCCCAAGCCAAcaacagggagggagggacagggacAGCCCCAGGTGCCCCAGAGCAGAAACAGCTCCATAGAGCCAAGGAGCCTGGGATCTGGAAACTATGAAATGACTGTAACCCAGAGGTCTCTCTGACCCTCTCTCTGGGGTCCCCACCTTGTTTTGCAAGGATCTGTCTGTGCTGGCAAAGACCACGGTGGCTGAGGCCTCCCAGGAATTGGTGATCCAGGCTTTGGTGCCATTCAGGACCCAGGAGTCACCCTCTGCCCGGGCAGTGGTGGAGGCTGCTCCCGCGTCGCTGCCATTCCCTGCCCCACACACAGGCTCAAAATCCAGCGGCACCTCCACCCCCCACAGGTGCTGCCACCAGCTCAGCAGGGAGCCCAGCCTCACGCCCCAGATGGCAAGCACGAAGAGCCAGCACCCCGGCCTCCAAAGAATCAGGCTCCTGAGAGAAAGCTCTAGGGTCGCACCAGCTCCCCACGCTCCTAGAGACTAATCCAAGTGGGCAATGGAGGCGTGTAGCAGCTGGCCATCTTCAGGCCGAAGGGACCCCAGAGCCAAACGTCCCTGCCGGCCCAGCTCAGCTGAGGTGACCATACGCTCCTTGGCAGATCCCAGGCAGCCAGAGCTCAAGCCCCAGCCGCTCACATTGAAAGCCTGTCCTCCGGCCTCAGGAAGCAACGAGCAGCTGACCCAAGTCAGCACAGGCCCGAGCTCCTGCCTCTGTCCCGGGGGCCACCCTGCTCTAGTCCCAGTCTGTCACCCTGATTCTGAGGTGAAGGGACTGGGGCAGACCACTGTCCCACCACAGTACCTGGTTCACTGAGCGCAAAGCAGCCGACTTTGTCACCACTGGTGAAAGGAGTGATCCACTGCTGCTTCTGCTCCTTGGAGCCGAACTTCAGGATAGGCCCCAAGTACAGCGACTGGTGGGGACAGAGGTGGGTGGTCGGAGGCCTGCGAGCCCAGGCACAACTGCGGGCTCGCGGACCCCACCCCAAGGCCTGCTCTCTCCAGAGGCCCACCTGAAAGGACGGAGTCCAGAGGAGGTCAGGGGCTGGGAACCAAGGCCTAGCTCTTGGGGCCTGGGATGTTGGGACACATGGCCAGAGTGCCTGCCTGCCTACAGGAGCCTCCCCTCCACCTGTGTGTCCCAGGGGCCCAGGAGGGGGCACTCACGTTGTTGACACTCATGATGACTCCGGTGGAGGCACAGCCCCGGC
This genomic stretch from Equus przewalskii isolate Varuska chromosome 7, EquPr2, whole genome shotgun sequence harbors:
- the ACADS gene encoding short-chain specific acyl-CoA dehydrogenase, mitochondrial, with the translated sequence MAAAMLARACGPIRGALRPQDWRRFHTIYQSVDLPETHQMLRQTCRDFAEKELVPIAAQVDREHLFPAAQVKKMGELGLLAMDVPEDLSGAGLDYLAYAIAMEEISRGCASTGVIMSVNNSLYLGPILKFGSKEQKQQWITPFTSGDKVGCFALSEPGNGSDAGAASTTARAEGDSWVLNGTKAWITNSWEASATVVFASTDRSLQNKGISAFLVPMPTPGLTLGKKEDKLGIRASSTANLIFEDCRIPKDNLLGEPGMGFKIAMQTLDMGRIGIAAQALGIAQAALDCAVNYAENRRAFGAPLTKLQGIQFKLADMALALESARLLTWRAAMLKDNKKPFTKEAAMAKLAASEAATAISHQAIQILGGMGYVTEMPAERHYRDARITEIYEGTSEIQRLVIAGQLLKSYRS